In Parasegetibacter sp. NRK P23, the genomic stretch TTACCGGCCAGTTTATCGAACAAACGGGTAAAGAACCGTTCCGCCAGCAGCATGGTCCTGTTCTCGAGTTTCGCGAGCCACAAAGGATGTTCCGGTGAAAACGAGAAAATTTCGTTCATCAGTTGGCGGTAGTTGGTATCAATGGGTTCAAAGTTCAGGCTGGCCGTTTTCATGGCCAGGTACTGCTTCAATACCGATTCGGGTTCTTTGAAGTCGAAATACCGCGCCAGCCAGGTTTCCGGAAACAGCACTGCAATGGAACGGACGGCAGACCCTTTCGAAAGCAAAACTTCAAGATCGAACATATCGCAGGTGAGCGTAACAGCGGAACGGAGGTGCCCCTTTTCTTTTACGCTGTCATTATGAATCCGAACTTCCAGTTCCTCAGACACCAGTATCTCGTCGAAACGCAAAGTATAATAGCGGCTGGGCGAAGCGGTGCGGTGCAGTACCAGGTTTTTGGAAAGTTTAAAATCGCTGATCACCATATCCAGTCCGTTGGGAAGCGAGAACTGCCAGATATGGCCCTCCCCGTAGGTCGCGGGAATCACAAAATGGTGTTCATTCCGGGGAGATGTTCCCATTGCGCGGGCGAACCCGGCAAGCCAATCCTTATAGTTGGTATAACTGTATTTATAGGTGATCATCGCCTTACGGAATAATCACCAAAAGTAGCCATTAAGCCCGTGGGTACGGGTTAATCAAATGTGAATGACCTACAGGTTGCGGAGTGGATTGCGGCGGGCCGAGAGCA encodes the following:
- a CDS encoding helix-turn-helix transcriptional regulator; translation: MITYKYSYTNYKDWLAGFARAMGTSPRNEHHFVIPATYGEGHIWQFSLPNGLDMVISDFKLSKNLVLHRTASPSRYYTLRFDEILVSEELEVRIHNDSVKEKGHLRSAVTLTCDMFDLEVLLSKGSAVRSIAVLFPETWLARYFDFKEPESVLKQYLAMKTASLNFEPIDTNYRQLMNEIFSFSPEHPLWLAKLENRTMLLAERFFTRLFDKLAGNKSLKPGVSPLDVQLLMEVESALLKSIDSAPPTIPELSRMASMSPSKLKKQFKTVYGLPVYKYYQKHRMHEARKLLLSGKYSVKEVGLRLGYSNLSHFALAFKKEFSVLPSEVLLLN